Part of the Chloroflexota bacterium genome is shown below.
GCCCGGCAGACGGAGGTACTCGGCAAAGCCACCGGGATCAAAATTTGTGCGGCGAAGGGTATCGCAGGCAGTATGATGACCGCTCAGGCAGTAACGGCAGGTGTTGCAAGGGACATGATGAGAGGCGGAGATGCGATCACCCACCTTGTACTGTTGCACTCCATCGCCTATCGCTGCCACCACCCCGGCGATCTCATGTCCCAGCACCAGGGGCACCCTGTGGAGGCGATACCACTCCATCACGTCGCTGCCGCAGATTCCGCTGGCCTCCACCCGCACCAATAACTCGCCAGGTCCAATCTTGGGGATGGGCATCTCCTCCAGCCGCACATCGCGGTTGTTGTAATACATGGCAACGCGCATAGTATCGCCTCCCAAAAAACTAGTTATCGTTTTCCCTGCCCCGAGTCCTCCCAGAGTGCGTCGTTTATTCCCACCAAAGCTGGCCCTTACCCTGGCTATCTCGCCGCCACCAGCTCACTTTTCAGGCTATTGTAAAGATCAAAGGCCTCTTTTGGTGTGGCGTTTTCGTGAATAATGGCGCGCAAGGCCCTGACCATGGCCACAGGATACTCATTCTGCCAGACATTCCTCCCCAGATTCACACCAACTGCACCCTTTTGCATACCATCATGCACAAACTCCAGAACCTCAAGCTCTGTGTCCACTTTAGGCCCACCGGCCATAACCACGGGAACCGGACAACCCCTGGTAACCTTCTCAAAATTCTCACACCAGTAGGTTTTTACCACCCGTGCTCCCAATTCGGCAGCGATGCGGCAGCACAGGGCCAGGTAGCGGGCCTCCCGCCGCTCCAGCTCTTTACCCACGGCGGTAACCGCCATCACCGGGATGCCATATCTTTCGCCTTCGTCAACCAGCCTTACCAGGTTCAACAGGGATTCACGCTCGTACTCGCTGCCAACGAAGATGGAGATGCCTACTGCCGCCACATTGAGGCGAATAGCCTCTTCTATGGATGTGGTTATCCCTTCGTTGGCCAGGTCTTTCCCAACGATGCTAGTACCACCAGATACCCTGAGAATGATCGGTGTGCTTATCTTGGGATTTATGGCTGAGCGAAGCACTCCTCTGGTAACAAAGATGGCATCACAATAAGGGAGCAATGGCTCAACAGTTTTGCCCGGCTCCTCCAGCTTGGTGGTAGGGCCTTGAAAGTAGCCGTGATCAATAGGCATGAAAAGACAGTGTCCATCGGGTTGGATCACTCGTGCCAGGCGGTTTTCCATCCCCCAGTCCATGCTACGTCCCCCCCTCCATGATTCGCAGTTTACCGTCGTCTTAATAGGCGAGATGAGAATTCGAGATGGAATTTGCTTTTCCCTTGCTTTCGATTACGCGGTCATTCTAAAGCGTGCGATATCCACTGTCAATTCGACACAGCCTCCAAGGACAACGACTGTGGAGTAGCGATCGGTGGCCTTTATTCATCCTCTACTATCAAGTAGGGATCGCCACCGATGATATAATCGTCGGTGCTATTGCCCAGATTGGCCGTGGCCGGAGGCAACAGGAGATGATACTGATCCCCTCGCGCTCCGATTGCCGCCATTTGCCCAAACTTATCGACCAGGATAGCCTGTTCTCTGCTGGCCGGAACCCTGGCCTCAACCGGATTAGGACCGCTGGCCCATAGCGCCGTGATCCTCTGACCAGGACGTTCAAGAATCACCTGGTCATAACCGCTCATATTGTGACTTAAAATGACCCTTGTCACATTTTGAAAGTATTTGGTGACCACCTGATAGGCGATATAAGCCGGGCGAAGACTGCCATCACCTCTCACCATACCCCAGGCTTCCGGCTCACCGGTATCGCTTGAGCGATAATAATGAACAACGCCGGCGCTGGCCGCTAAAGCATAGGCATAGGATTGAATAACGTAAGAGGCCTGCTCGTCTAGTGTAGCGCTCCATTGGTACGGTCGAGGGTCGGTTCCGCGCACCATGTGGTCATCCCAGGCCGGAATGCCCGATTCAGTTATCCAAATCGGATGATATAAGCCGTAAGCACCAAGCTTATCCCGATAAGCATTGGTCCCATCGAACAGCTGACGCGCTCGGCTATAAGCATGCCAGGATAGTATGTCGAAATAGAAATTGTTCGCTTTGGCCGCAGGATCAGATTTAGCCACCTGAAGAACCCCATCTAAGAACCTCATATCCTGGTAGCCTGAAAATCCACCCAAAATGACCTTGGCCTTCGGATCAGCCCTTTTTATCGCCTGGTAGGCGACCTTCAACAGCTGGTAATATTCAGCCTGAGTAGCCGACCAGAATCGGGACAGGTTGGGCTCATTCCAAATCTGCCAGTAGAGCACCGCATCTTTGTAACGCAAGGCCGTATTATAGACAAAATTCCCCCAGTAATTATCCTTGTTAGGTGAACCATCGGCATGAAACACAGGTGCATAGAGATTAGAGGGCACCTGGTTTCCAAAGCCCCCTGTAATACTGGCCCAACTGGGGGTATCAATGAGGATGCCTGTCAGCACCAGGCCATAGTCGAGATTATCCTTGACAACCATATCATAGGCTGAGTAGTTGAATTCACCCCGCCGTGCCTCAATCTCACGCCACTTAAACTCTAAACGATTAGACACCGCTCCACCATCCCTGGCCAGCCGCATCCATCGTGTGCTGCTCTGCGCCTCTTTCCCACCAACAGCAGTGTGATCTGGGAAGATATTGGCCATGCCGAAGCGGGCATCCGTATTTGCCACGGCCGCTAAAGGACTATTAAGGAGCTGAGCGCTTACATCACCCGTCGAGGACACAGAAGTGGGAATGGATCTAACCGTCCAAGCCACAGATTTGCTCATCTGCCCATCTATGCTCACCTCAGTACGGTAGAGACTGGCTGGAAAACTAGCGGATGAATGGATCAAGCGGGCCATTAAGATACCACGATGCACATCGCCCGCTTGTCCAGAGATAACATGCTGATACGTGGCCACGACGATACCGCCAGCATCAAGAGCCTTGATGGTAAGGTTTTGCCCGCTCACCAAGCCGGCGAAGCCAACGATCGCTACTACGGAGGCCGTGTTGGGCTGGAAAACAGTTATCACTGGGGCATCCGGATCGAGGCGATCGCTCATGTATAAAGTCTCGATCATCCCCTGCGCGGCAACAGCGACAGGGAGGCTAGCGAAGGATAGGACGACCGTGGCGATGGCAGAGATAACATACCCTACAGTTCTCATTTAGCGGTCCTAACATGCAAGCGGCCAGAGATTATCTGGCCGTCACCTTTGGTGGGTGAGACTCTCGCCACCTCAGATAATGCTGGTGGAGGATCTCGAAATTCTCGTACATGCGGGGATCGCTTTCCGCCCTCCAACCAGGCATTATCCCCTTGACTCTGCCCCAGAGGGGTTCGATACCGCCGATCAGATCAAAATAGAGGTCTTCATTAAGAAGACCTCTTGCAATTAACAGCCCGGCCAGCTCGTAGTTGCCACAAACAAGGTTAAATTTGCGGCGCCCCTCGCTTCCTCTCGGGTACTTCTCCTTGAACTCCGTGTAGTCCTTGGCACTGAACTCCGATAGCATCCAAGCCATCGCCTCCTGCATCCTCTCCGCAATGCTCAGCTCCCAAAGTTTGAGCAAAACATCAACATCGCGTTGCGTAGGCTCACCCATAGCTATCCTCCTCATTCCTCAAACTGGCTGGCGATTTAGTCTATTTTAGCGCAAGCCCTCTCTATCTTGTCCAAGAAGGACTTCTCTGTATCACAGAGGTGTTGCAACACCTCCCTGATCGTCCATTCCCCCTCCTTTGTCACCTTTGACAGGTGCTCATCGCTTACTCCAAGCAATGCACCGATCAACTCGCCTCGCGTCTCTTCAGCCTTGGACAGAATCATTTGGGCCTCGCTTTGGGGCAATCCCAGATTCTGGCGAGCTTTCCTAATTTGAATAATATGCTCCTTCTCATGGTCAGCAAAGCGATGAAGCAAGAAGCGAACCGTCCTCTCCACCCCCGCCCACTCCACCTTTCGCTCCAACTGCTCCTCGCTCAGGCCGCCCAGTCTGCGGAGGACTTCTGCCCGTCTCGTTTGCAAATCAGCCAGGAGTAACCCAAGTTCGCCATCCATTGCTTCCTCACCTCACATTAATTTTCCCTTCAGTAGCTCTGAGGCAATAACATTTCGTTGGATCTGATTGGTTCCTTCATAGATTTGAGTAATCTTGGCATCACGCATCATCTTTTCCACTGGGTAATCGCGCATATAGCCCACACCACCAAAAATCTGGACAGCATCAATAGTCACCTTCATAGCTACATCTGTAGCAAAGAGTTTAGCCATAGCCGACTCTTTGCTGAAATCCTTAGCTCCAGTATCGATCATTCTGGCTGACGCATAGACCAGAGCCCTGGCAGCCTCGATCTGCGTGGCCATATCGGCCAGCGTATGCTGAATGGCTTGAAACGAAGAGATCGGATGCCCAAACTGGACGCGTTGCTTCGCATACTCTACGGCTGCCTCCAAGGCACCCTGGGCGATGCCCACGGCCTGCGCAGCCACTCCGGGGCGAGCGCGGTCAAAATTGCGTAAGGCCAGGATAAACCCCATGCCCTCCCGCCCCAACAGATTCTCCTTGGGAACACGACAATCATCAAAAATCAGCTCACGGGTAGCTGAGGCACGAATCCCCATCTTCTGCTCTTTGCGGCCGAAGGAGAAGCCGGGGGTACCCTTCTCCACAATGAAGGCGCTGGCCCCCCGTGGTCCCTTAGTTTTATCGGTCAAAGCTATGACAACATATATCTCCGCCTCACCGCCATTGGTGATGAACTGCTTTGTGCCATTGAGAACATAAAAATTCCCATCTTTATCCGCTGTGGTACGGATTGCTGCAGCATCGCTTCCCGCCGAAGATTCGGTCAAGGCGAAGGCACCGAGCCTTTTCCCAGAACCGAGGTCAGTGAGATATTTGCGCTTTTGCTCTTCCGAGCCAAAAGCCTCTATAGGATAAGCGGCCAAAGCACTGGCCGCATAACTGATCGCCACCCCACTACAAACGCGGCTGAGCTCCTCCATCACCAGACATAAATCCAGCGTTCCACCGCTTAAGCCACCGTATTTCTCAGGCACAAAGATGTTGAACATGCCCGCATCAGCAAGCACCTTCATCAGGTCCCAGGGAAATTCCTCGTTTTCGTCCAACTCAGCCCTAACCGGCCTTATCTTCTCCTCAGCAATCTGCCGAGCAAGATCTCTGATAGCCTGCTGCTGTTCGGAGAGGAAATAGTTCATAGCCACGCTACTCCTTAAATCGAATTTTCCTTATACTGAGGGATGCTATCCTTATAGCCAATGCTAAGCATGTTATATGCCGGGGTTTTCTCATAACTTCATTTCTCTTGTAACTGTAACCTTACGCCCCCAGATAACTTATGAGATGCCAGCAACTACGCCAGCATCCCATAACCTACAAGCAGGAGATAAGCAAGTGAGGATGGCGCACACCTACACACAAGAACAGTAACCCTACATCCTCTCCACAATCTTAGCGAACTCCTCGATCGGAATGGCGATCATCGTCTCATAGCGAACATTACCCCCGGTGGCCTCCCGCGCCAGCACCTTCAGTGCGGTCTCCACATCAGGACACTCGAGGATAACCAGGTAGTCGTAGCGGCCAAGGAGAGCATAGCTGCCAAGTACCTTACCCCCCATAGACTCCGCCCGTTTGACAGCCTGCTCATGGCGCTGTGAGAACCCTCCCAAGTTACGCATTCCTTCCTCTGTTGCTCGTCCTAGCGCAACAAAGATGGGCATAAACGTACCTCCTTTCGCTAGTGCGCCACCCTCACTAACATTATACCATGCCCATCAACGGGCCGCCGCTTGATCCTCTGCCTCATTAGCATAGGGTCGCCTTCCGCAGGCATATTCTATACACGCTATTGCTATGAATCCGTGCTTAGGAGAACAGTCTATGTTGCTAAAGGCGAAACGCTTGCGGTCTACAGAGCTGGTAACGCATTACAGGAGAAGAAGATCACACTTCAAAGAATCTTCGATCGAGGACAGCATTGGCGGGGGTGCGTGGGAGTCGAACCCACCAGAGACACCCTGTAAGTACCTCCCAACGGTTTTGAAGACCGCGAGACCCACCGGGACCCATCCACCCCCAAATCCAACTTAACCATATAGGATTGGCTCCCCCCTGTCAAGGCTGAGCTCCCCCTCTGATCCGTTCTAGTTGTTTGCTTCAGTAAAGACCTTCTCGGTACAAAGTGACCAACGTACGGTCGCCCTGAATGCAGTTATAATCCCAATAGTGAAGCTCGCTGGCCAACAGCCGTCTCACCCCTATGGCTGCCCCTCTGCCGGTTGAGCCCTTGTCCACTCTCGGTCAAGCACTTCGCCACGGCTACCCATCAGCCCCCTCTTCTTACCATTATGAGTAATCTCAACACCACCAGCATTACCAGTACGAATAAATACCTTGTCCTTCCCTGCCCAAGTCATCGTCATACCTGGTTCAAGTATTCCTTGAAAAACCATCACTCCGTCCACGATTACCCTGAGCCAGGTTCGGTCGACTATCTTAGCTTCGATCGTTACCCCCGGATATGGTGTAGGGGTCGCTGTAGGGCTGGGCCAGGGAGTAGCAGTCGGTGTAGCCGTAGGCAGAACGGCCACACTAGTAACGGTACCGCTGGGCTGAGTAGCCGAAGTCCCAACACCGCCACTGCTAGAAACGAAAGAGCTGTACTCCTGATAAAGATAAAGAAGCAATAAGGACAAGCCGAGCAAGATAATGATGGTGACAAATAGGGCTGGGGTGAAGGGGCTATTAGTGCTAATGCGCTTCGTCGCTGGGATGACGCCGTACCTTTTGGGGAGATCATACGTCTGCTCTAACAACCGAACCATCTCGTTGGCATCCAGGTTTAAGTACTCGGCGTAGATTTTCAAAAGACCCCTGGCATAGACGAACGGGGGTAACTGAGCAACGTTCTCCTCCTCGAACGCAGAGAGAATCTTCTGCCGGATCAACGTTGTTCTCTCAGCATCCTCCAGCGTCAGTTGCCTCTGTTCCCGTGCCATCCGCAGCGTCTCACCAAGCTTCGCCACTGGCCACGCCTACCTCGCCGTATCACTCCCGGCCGGGGGAAACAACACACGAATGTTGATCTCTATCCCTATCTGCTGACAGCCACCATTATCATTATAAAATACGCCCCAATTTCAGGCAAATAAAGAGCAAGGTCCATCGAATAACGGGGGTTCCCAGGGGCTGTGCCCTCATTCCCAAAATCTATCTATCCCCCTTGAAGGTCGAACGATTTAGTAGCAGCAATCTGTTTGGCCAAATGAATGAAATCAGCGATGCTCAGCGGACCGATATTTTCCCCAGAACGCAAGCGGACCGCTATCGTTCCCGTGTCCACCTCCCTATCGCCTATAACCAACATATACGGTATCTTCTGCAGCTGTGCCTCTCGAATCTTGTAGTTCACTTTCTCTCGCCGTCCATCAACCTCCACCCGCAGCTCAGTCTTTCTTAGCCTGTCCGCAACAAGTTCGGCGTAGGCCAGGTGTCTGTCCGCGATGGGGATGACGACGGCCTGAATCGGGGCCAACCAAACGGGGAAGGCACCGGCGTAGTGCTCGACTAGCCCGGCCACAAAGCGCTCCATAGATCCCAACACTGTCCTATGCACCATTACCGGACGATGTTCAGCCCCATCCTCCCC
Proteins encoded:
- the lsrF gene encoding 3-hydroxy-5-phosphonooxypentane-2,4-dione thiolase, which encodes MDWGMENRLARVIQPDGHCLFMPIDHGYFQGPTTKLEEPGKTVEPLLPYCDAIFVTRGVLRSAINPKISTPIILRVSGGTSIVGKDLANEGITTSIEEAIRLNVAAVGISIFVGSEYERESLLNLVRLVDEGERYGIPVMAVTAVGKELERREARYLALCCRIAAELGARVVKTYWCENFEKVTRGCPVPVVMAGGPKVDTELEVLEFVHDGMQKGAVGVNLGRNVWQNEYPVAMVRALRAIIHENATPKEAFDLYNSLKSELVAAR
- a CDS encoding cellulase family glycosylhydrolase — encoded protein: MRTVGYVISAIATVVLSFASLPVAVAAQGMIETLYMSDRLDPDAPVITVFQPNTASVVAIVGFAGLVSGQNLTIKALDAGGIVVATYQHVISGQAGDVHRGILMARLIHSSASFPASLYRTEVSIDGQMSKSVAWTVRSIPTSVSSTGDVSAQLLNSPLAAVANTDARFGMANIFPDHTAVGGKEAQSSTRWMRLARDGGAVSNRLEFKWREIEARRGEFNYSAYDMVVKDNLDYGLVLTGILIDTPSWASITGGFGNQVPSNLYAPVFHADGSPNKDNYWGNFVYNTALRYKDAVLYWQIWNEPNLSRFWSATQAEYYQLLKVAYQAIKRADPKAKVILGGFSGYQDMRFLDGVLQVAKSDPAAKANNFYFDILSWHAYSRARQLFDGTNAYRDKLGAYGLYHPIWITESGIPAWDDHMVRGTDPRPYQWSATLDEQASYVIQSYAYALAASAGVVHYYRSSDTGEPEAWGMVRGDGSLRPAYIAYQVVTKYFQNVTRVILSHNMSGYDQVILERPGQRITALWASGPNPVEARVPASREQAILVDKFGQMAAIGARGDQYHLLLPPATANLGNSTDDYIIGGDPYLIVEDE
- a CDS encoding DUF4760 domain-containing protein: MGEPTQRDVDVLLKLWELSIAERMQEAMAWMLSEFSAKDYTEFKEKYPRGSEGRRKFNLVCGNYELAGLLIARGLLNEDLYFDLIGGIEPLWGRVKGIMPGWRAESDPRMYENFEILHQHYLRWRESHPPKVTAR
- a CDS encoding DinB family protein, producing the protein MDGELGLLLADLQTRRAEVLRRLGGLSEEQLERKVEWAGVERTVRFLLHRFADHEKEHIIQIRKARQNLGLPQSEAQMILSKAEETRGELIGALLGVSDEHLSKVTKEGEWTIREVLQHLCDTEKSFLDKIERACAKID
- a CDS encoding acyl-CoA dehydrogenase family protein; amino-acid sequence: MNYFLSEQQQAIRDLARQIAEEKIRPVRAELDENEEFPWDLMKVLADAGMFNIFVPEKYGGLSGGTLDLCLVMEELSRVCSGVAISYAASALAAYPIEAFGSEEQKRKYLTDLGSGKRLGAFALTESSAGSDAAAIRTTADKDGNFYVLNGTKQFITNGGEAEIYVVIALTDKTKGPRGASAFIVEKGTPGFSFGRKEQKMGIRASATRELIFDDCRVPKENLLGREGMGFILALRNFDRARPGVAAQAVGIAQGALEAAVEYAKQRVQFGHPISSFQAIQHTLADMATQIEAARALVYASARMIDTGAKDFSKESAMAKLFATDVAMKVTIDAVQIFGGVGYMRDYPVEKMMRDAKITQIYEGTNQIQRNVIASELLKGKLM
- a CDS encoding GYD domain-containing protein, whose translation is MPIFVALGRATEEGMRNLGGFSQRHEQAVKRAESMGGKVLGSYALLGRYDYLVILECPDVETALKVLAREATGGNVRYETMIAIPIEEFAKIVERM
- a CDS encoding DUF4115 domain-containing protein; amino-acid sequence: MAKLGETLRMAREQRQLTLEDAERTTLIRQKILSAFEEENVAQLPPFVYARGLLKIYAEYLNLDANEMVRLLEQTYDLPKRYGVIPATKRISTNSPFTPALFVTIIILLGLSLLLLYLYQEYSSFVSSSGGVGTSATQPSGTVTSVAVLPTATPTATPWPSPTATPTPYPGVTIEAKIVDRTWLRVIVDGVMVFQGILEPGMTMTWAGKDKVFIRTGNAGGVEITHNGKKRGLMGSRGEVLDREWTRAQPAEGQP